In Arcobacter ellisii, a genomic segment contains:
- a CDS encoding DUF4105 domain-containing protein, which translates to MTQLLNICNFFNRKFKYLILSFLFSTLSYSSELNTFVEQTKLYENPYWSKLLHYRNGESEIDSDNFFISKNGKYNLKEELFETINSLEKGTNSVLCRFPLRVKWLKENIPNLNITQYSCEELDKFISLVDGKFVTMVFPTAHINSPASMYGHTFIRISSNEETPLISNAVNYAAATTDTNGLIFAYKGLFGEYEGRYSILPYYEKIKEYNNLEQRDIWEYDLDLTQDEIDKLVLHTYELKDSYSDYFFFKENCSYNVLWLLEVARPSLDLVSQFDFKTVPLDSIKVLQKYNLIKNTNFRYSSMRKMKFILNEKIENKEYVKGFIKEDNELNDSLSTEDKISYLDLKISYLQYQRANNEYDKDEYLKKYLQLLKERSSYKQASTYDIKTPFNPIDSHDSARVSFFYNNNDSFEFSAKPVYNDMYDISDGYLQGAYIDFFDVNIKKEKDENARLDRFTLLKIKSLAPQDLIFKPISWGIDVGYEHFKQRSDYLKVKPEIGVTFGQNRDFIYLMAGSNLYYKNSEQLYSIGSTIGFITNRFDNLKLGINYSYDRYNKDLKNNQFEAFSTYKLDRNLALNIKYTNDNLYEKEDNLKVGISYYF; encoded by the coding sequence TTGACTCAATTGCTAAATATATGTAATTTTTTTAATAGAAAGTTTAAGTATTTAATACTTAGCTTTCTATTTTCTACTCTCTCTTATTCTTCTGAATTAAACACCTTTGTTGAGCAAACAAAACTTTATGAAAATCCTTATTGGTCGAAATTATTACATTATCGAAATGGTGAAAGTGAGATAGATTCAGATAATTTTTTTATATCAAAAAATGGAAAATATAATTTAAAAGAAGAGTTATTTGAAACTATAAATTCTCTAGAAAAAGGAACAAACAGTGTTTTATGTAGATTTCCTTTAAGAGTAAAATGGTTAAAAGAGAATATTCCTAATCTAAATATTACACAATACTCTTGTGAAGAGTTGGATAAATTTATCTCTTTAGTTGATGGAAAATTTGTAACTATGGTTTTCCCAACTGCTCATATAAACTCTCCAGCTTCTATGTATGGACATACTTTTATAAGAATTAGTTCAAATGAAGAGACGCCACTTATTTCAAATGCTGTAAATTATGCTGCTGCAACAACTGATACAAATGGATTAATTTTTGCTTATAAAGGTTTGTTTGGAGAGTATGAAGGAAGATATTCTATTTTGCCTTATTATGAAAAAATCAAAGAGTATAACAATCTTGAACAAAGGGATATTTGGGAATATGATTTAGATTTGACTCAAGATGAAATAGATAAATTAGTTTTGCATACTTATGAGTTAAAAGATTCATATTCAGATTATTTTTTCTTTAAAGAGAACTGTTCTTACAATGTTTTATGGCTTTTGGAAGTAGCAAGGCCAAGTTTAGATTTAGTAAGTCAATTTGATTTTAAAACTGTTCCTCTTGATTCTATTAAAGTTTTACAAAAATATAATTTGATTAAAAACACAAACTTTAGATACTCATCAATGAGAAAAATGAAATTTATTTTAAATGAAAAAATAGAGAATAAAGAGTATGTTAAAGGTTTTATAAAAGAAGATAATGAACTAAATGACTCTTTAAGTACAGAGGATAAAATCTCTTATTTGGATTTAAAAATCTCTTATTTACAATATCAAAGAGCAAATAACGAGTATGATAAAGATGAATATTTAAAAAAATATTTACAACTTTTAAAAGAAAGAAGTTCATATAAACAAGCTTCAACTTATGATATAAAAACTCCTTTTAATCCTATTGATTCACATGATTCAGCAAGAGTTTCATTTTTTTATAATAACAATGATAGTTTTGAGTTTAGTGCAAAACCAGTTTATAATGATATGTATGACATAAGTGATGGATATTTACAAGGTGCATATATTGATTTTTTTGATGTAAATATTAAAAAAGAAAAAGATGAAAATGCAAGATTAGATAGATTTACTCTTTTAAAAATTAAATCACTTGCTCCTCAAGATTTGATTTTTAAACCTATATCTTGGGGAATTGATGTGGGTTATGAACATTTTAAACAAAGAAGTGATTATTTAAAAGTAAAACCAGAAATAGGTGTTACCTTTGGACAAAACAGAGATTTTATTTATCTAATGGCAGGTTCAAATTTGTATTATAAAAATAGTGAACAACTATATTCTATTGGTTCAACTATTGGATTTATTACAAATAGATTTGATAATTTAAAATTAGGAATCAATTATAGTTATGATAGATATAATAAAGATTTAAAAAATAATCAGTTTGAAGCTTTTTCAACTTATAAATTAGATAGAAATTTAGCTTTAAATATCAAATATACAAACGATAATCTATATGAAAAAGAGGATAACTTAAAAGTAGGAATTTCTTACTACTTTTAA
- a CDS encoding apolipoprotein N-acyltransferase, translating to MFLLKRDYSNKNFIIKGFITSILLSSFIYLSYFNIELKILNTFLGLFGIYFLLVIPKRSLLITGFLTGILWCYWMAVSLQYYDLTYIAPFLLLGIGLVYAIIFYLFAFYDRLTIRIAMIFAFTFFAPFGFNWMKFELLFIDSYIGISKIDFALILISFYLIIKLKRHKIIGLIPLLFTLTFAKGEFIDNPNAKIYMPQMNVNQDLKWQKEYRTTLHENNFEEIAKAIELKKDLIILPETAFTTVLNRNAELEERLKDFSNDIDIVTGALYVENEEIFNASYFFTKGQVQVAKKVVLVPFGEEIPLPKFFVDLINKVFYNGAQDYSKASTPTDFEIKGEKFRNAICYEGTTDKIFENIGDTRYMIMISNNAWFTPSIEPTLQHLLLKYYSKKYGVTIFHVANGSPNRIYRP from the coding sequence ATGTTTTTACTAAAACGCGATTATTCTAACAAAAACTTTATAATAAAAGGCTTCATCACCTCTATTTTATTGAGTTCTTTTATATACTTAAGTTATTTTAATATTGAATTAAAAATTTTAAATACATTTTTAGGTCTATTTGGAATATATTTTTTATTAGTTATTCCTAAACGTTCTTTATTAATAACTGGTTTTTTAACTGGGATATTATGGTGTTATTGGATGGCTGTTAGTCTTCAATATTATGATTTAACTTATATAGCTCCTTTTTTATTACTTGGAATTGGTTTAGTTTATGCAATAATTTTTTACTTATTTGCCTTCTATGATAGGCTTACAATTAGAATTGCAATGATTTTCGCCTTTACTTTTTTTGCTCCTTTTGGTTTTAATTGGATGAAGTTTGAATTATTGTTTATTGATTCATATATTGGTATTTCAAAAATTGATTTTGCTTTAATTCTTATCTCTTTTTATTTAATAATAAAACTAAAAAGACATAAAATAATTGGATTGATTCCTCTTTTATTTACACTTACTTTTGCAAAAGGAGAATTTATAGATAATCCAAATGCAAAAATTTATATGCCTCAAATGAATGTAAATCAAGACTTAAAATGGCAAAAAGAGTATAGAACAACTCTACATGAAAATAATTTTGAAGAGATAGCAAAAGCAATAGAGTTAAAAAAAGATTTAATTATATTGCCTGAAACTGCTTTTACAACAGTATTAAATAGAAATGCTGAATTAGAAGAGAGATTGAAAGATTTTTCAAATGATATTGATATTGTAACTGGTGCTTTATATGTTGAAAATGAAGAAATTTTTAATGCTTCATATTTCTTTACTAAAGGGCAAGTTCAAGTTGCAAAAAAAGTTGTATTAGTTCCTTTTGGAGAAGAGATACCTCTTCCTAAGTTTTTTGTTGATTTAATCAATAAAGTTTTTTATAATGGAGCACAAGATTACTCAAAAGCATCAACTCCAACTGATTTTGAAATTAAAGGCGAAAAGTTTAGAAATGCTATTTGTTATGAAGGAACAACAGATAAAATTTTTGAAAATATTGGTGATACTAGATATATGATAATGATTTCAAATAATGCTTGGTTTACACCTTCAATTGAGCCAACTTTACAACATTTGCTTTTAAAATATTACTCTAAAAAATATGGAGTTACGATATTTCACGTAGCAAATGGAAGTCCAAATAGAATTTATAGACCTTAA
- the yajC gene encoding preprotein translocase subunit YajC, translating into MEGSSTDLISSLLPLVALFAIFYFLIIRPQQKQAKAHKEMVSNLKKGDKIVTNGGLIVEVVKVEDTYFLVKNSDGTEMKLIKEFVAKLLED; encoded by the coding sequence ATGGAAGGTTCAAGTACAGATTTAATAAGCTCATTGTTGCCTCTAGTTGCATTATTTGCAATTTTTTACTTTTTAATTATTAGACCACAACAAAAACAAGCGAAAGCTCATAAAGAGATGGTTTCTAATTTAAAAAAAGGTGACAAAATTGTAACAAATGGTGGCTTAATCGTAGAAGTTGTAAAAGTAGAAGATACTTATTTTCTAGTTAAAAACAGCGATGGAACTGAAATGAAGCTAATCAAAGAGTTTGTAGCAAAACTTTTAGAAGACTAA
- the secD gene encoding protein translocase subunit SecD has translation MKIFNYRLIIFTLSIIFGVVFSIPSLLQTDTGKKISLGLDLQGGLHMLLGVNTHEAVTSKIKSVATSVKYFSDDEELLIDGLSIENDSVVFSVLDADEIPKMDEMLKQINGLEISKEDLKYRLKLTAEDIEKTKDLAVAQAVETIRNRLDQFGLSEPSVLRQGQTDIVVELPGIKTAEDEKAARELISKPANLELMAVDEERADQANTMTSSQAASYGDVILEDTNNPNIKYLVKEIPILNGSQVVDAQVAFDQSNQPIINFTLNSTGARIFGEFTGKNVGKRLAVVLDGKVYSAPNIRERIGGGSGQISGGFTMAEAGNVAIALRSGALPATVTMLEKRSVGPSLGADSIQASMIALISGFALVFVFMVFYYRRAGIIANIALIVNIFIIIAIMALFGATLTLPGMAGIVLTIGMAVDANVIITERIRELIREGASIPKAIEDGYSNAMRAILDANITTLLVAVLLYAYGTGPIKGFAITISIGILASMLTAILGTHGIYEALMSKISKDKDSKKWFGVK, from the coding sequence TTGAAAATCTTCAATTATAGACTTATTATATTCACACTTAGTATAATTTTTGGTGTTGTTTTTTCAATTCCATCATTATTACAAACAGATACTGGTAAAAAAATCTCTTTAGGTCTTGATTTACAAGGCGGATTACATATGCTTTTAGGTGTAAATACACATGAAGCAGTAACTTCAAAAATCAAATCAGTTGCAACGTCAGTTAAATATTTTTCAGATGATGAAGAGCTTTTAATTGATGGTTTATCTATTGAAAATGATAGTGTTGTATTTTCTGTTTTAGATGCAGATGAAATACCTAAAATGGATGAGATGTTAAAACAAATAAATGGTTTAGAAATATCTAAAGAAGATTTAAAATACAGATTAAAACTTACTGCTGAAGATATTGAAAAAACAAAAGATTTAGCCGTTGCACAAGCTGTTGAAACTATCAGAAACAGACTTGACCAATTTGGTTTATCTGAACCTTCTGTATTAAGACAAGGTCAAACAGATATTGTTGTTGAACTTCCAGGTATTAAAACTGCAGAAGATGAAAAAGCTGCACGTGAACTTATTTCAAAACCTGCAAACTTAGAGTTAATGGCAGTTGATGAAGAAAGAGCTGACCAAGCTAATACAATGACATCATCTCAGGCTGCATCTTATGGAGATGTGATTTTAGAGGATACAAATAATCCAAATATTAAATATCTAGTAAAAGAGATTCCTATTTTAAATGGAAGTCAAGTTGTAGATGCACAAGTTGCATTTGACCAATCAAATCAACCAATAATTAATTTTACTCTTAATTCAACTGGAGCTAGAATTTTTGGTGAGTTTACAGGAAAAAATGTAGGGAAAAGACTTGCTGTTGTTCTAGATGGTAAAGTTTATTCTGCACCAAATATTAGAGAGAGAATTGGTGGTGGAAGTGGACAAATTTCTGGTGGATTTACAATGGCTGAAGCTGGAAATGTTGCAATTGCATTAAGAAGTGGAGCTCTTCCTGCAACTGTTACCATGTTGGAAAAAAGAAGTGTTGGTCCATCTTTAGGAGCTGATTCTATTCAAGCTTCAATGATAGCTTTAATTTCAGGATTTGCATTAGTTTTTGTATTTATGGTTTTTTATTATAGACGAGCAGGAATTATTGCAAATATTGCACTTATTGTAAATATATTTATTATCATAGCAATAATGGCTCTTTTTGGAGCAACTTTAACACTTCCTGGAATGGCAGGAATTGTTCTTACTATAGGTATGGCAGTTGATGCGAATGTTATTATTACTGAAAGAATAAGAGAACTAATAAGAGAAGGTGCTTCAATACCAAAAGCAATAGAAGATGGGTATTCAAATGCAATGAGAGCAATTTTAGATGCAAATATCACTACACTTTTAGTTGCTGTTCTTTTATATGCTTATGGAACTGGACCTATTAAAGGTTTTGCGATTACTATTTCTATTGGTATTTTAGCTTCAATGTTAACAGCAATTTTAGGAACTCATGGTATTTATGAAGCTTTAATGTCAAAAATATCAAAAGATAAAGATAGTAAAAAATGGTTTGGAGTAAAATAA
- the secF gene encoding protein translocase subunit SecF, with product MEVFSTEKIYDFMRKRFAFLGLSSILFIASIVLLFTKGLNFGIDFAGGTIVQVKYEQVAPIDKIRDTLKATKYGNSIITKFGSDEEVVIRITGSSSDLTNDISDEMHKILVPTGNFEIRRIDMVGAKVGGELREKGLMALSLSLIVMLIYLSVRFEWRFAVASVFALVHDITIAMGAISLFSIEVNLDILAAILTLLGYSLNDTIIVFDRIREQIQTSKANDLKEIINESVSKTLSRTTLTSLTTLFVVATLYFFGGEIINGFSFTLLVGIIVGTYSSIFIAASFLVQLNFSIDDFRIKESEKIKRQKEKEKLRAMYEQGTV from the coding sequence ATGGAAGTATTTAGCACAGAAAAAATATATGATTTTATGAGAAAAAGATTTGCCTTTTTAGGTCTATCTTCTATTTTATTTATTGCTTCAATAGTTTTACTTTTTACAAAAGGTTTAAATTTTGGTATTGATTTTGCAGGAGGTACAATTGTTCAAGTAAAATATGAACAAGTTGCACCAATTGATAAAATAAGAGATACTTTAAAAGCTACAAAATATGGTAATTCTATAATTACAAAATTTGGAAGTGATGAAGAAGTTGTTATTAGAATTACAGGAAGTAGTTCAGATTTAACAAATGATATCAGTGATGAAATGCACAAAATTTTAGTTCCAACGGGAAACTTTGAAATTAGAAGAATAGATATGGTTGGAGCTAAAGTTGGTGGAGAATTAAGAGAAAAAGGTTTAATGGCATTGTCATTATCTTTAATCGTAATGTTGATTTATTTATCTGTTAGATTTGAATGGAGATTTGCAGTTGCTTCTGTTTTTGCATTGGTACATGATATTACTATTGCAATGGGAGCTATCTCTTTATTTAGTATTGAAGTAAATTTAGATATTTTAGCTGCAATTCTTACACTTTTGGGATATTCATTAAATGATACAATTATTGTATTTGATAGAATTAGAGAGCAAATTCAAACTTCAAAAGCAAATGATTTAAAAGAAATTATCAATGAATCTGTAAGTAAAACTTTATCAAGAACAACTTTAACTTCATTAACTACTTTATTTGTTGTTGCAACACTCTATTTCTTTGGTGGAGAGATTATAAATGGATTCTCATTTACTTTACTTGTAGGAATTATTGTAGGAACTTACTCTTCAATATTTATTGCAGCATCATTTTTAGTACAATTAAATTTCTCAATAGATGATTTCAGAATTAAAGAATCAGAGAAAATAAAAAGACAAAAAGAGAAAGAAAAATTAAGAGCTATGTACGAACAAGGTACAGTTTAA